A DNA window from Gillisia sp. Hel1_33_143 contains the following coding sequences:
- a CDS encoding DUF4266 domain-containing protein codes for MIKRILFCCLIAGYFSSCTAVKEYEKVKINDPDMVLSTKGVDRFETNFQAYREAAAGANGGKTGGGCGCN; via the coding sequence ATGATCAAGAGAATTTTATTCTGTTGTTTGATTGCGGGCTACTTTAGCTCCTGTACTGCGGTTAAGGAGTATGAAAAGGTAAAAATCAACGATCCAGACATGGTATTATCAACTAAAGGCGTTGATAGATTTGAAACAAATTTCCAGGCGTATAGAGAAGCTGCGGCAGGAGCTAATGGCGGAAAGACCGGTGGTGGTTGTGGTTGTAATTAA